The following coding sequences are from one Devosia neptuniae window:
- a CDS encoding tyrosine-type recombinase/integrase gives MPITLRGQSYQVAVSHKGQRYRRQFTSEIEAKTWELDTKLRLTKGELPDMGEAAEGRSGVYVIKQFGKLGEYLIDHHWRNTKGESGATINTRHMIKIIGAETEIDKISTHTINLAIATLRDEGYPDTTINKKLSTVRMALNHALNEGWRTTKLPVIPFFKVGQGRERVFTYAEEADQIAYCKAEGQQDLLDYIVLSYDTGMRQGEALALRGHNLDGDTIVLRGSATKVDRGTKALNTRRIPLTDRALSIILRRMGDEPRSLLFAGFDKDRLRRAWDAMRETLGFTDDDEYVPHAMRHSFCSRLVNDHNVNLLIVKMLAGHLRLETTEKYVHLQADALGLAIAALAPRRNSIYTRATPATGSMPHDNVSCHGNGVVGSIEPREEGKVLELQRKSA, from the coding sequence ATGCCGATCACCCTGCGGGGTCAATCCTATCAAGTGGCAGTCAGCCATAAAGGGCAGCGTTATCGCCGCCAATTCACATCTGAAATCGAGGCCAAGACCTGGGAGCTGGACACCAAGCTCCGTCTCACCAAAGGCGAACTGCCCGATATGGGCGAGGCCGCTGAGGGCCGCTCAGGCGTCTACGTCATCAAGCAGTTCGGCAAGCTAGGTGAGTACCTGATTGACCATCACTGGCGAAACACCAAGGGTGAGAGTGGCGCGACCATCAACACGCGCCACATGATCAAGATTATCGGAGCCGAGACCGAGATCGACAAGATCAGCACCCACACAATCAACCTTGCCATTGCCACGCTGCGGGACGAGGGCTACCCCGACACCACGATCAACAAGAAGCTCTCGACGGTGCGGATGGCCCTGAACCATGCCCTTAACGAGGGCTGGAGGACTACCAAGCTGCCGGTCATCCCCTTCTTCAAGGTGGGGCAGGGCCGCGAACGGGTCTTCACCTACGCAGAAGAGGCCGACCAGATCGCCTACTGCAAGGCCGAGGGCCAGCAAGACCTGCTGGACTACATCGTCCTCAGTTACGACACCGGCATGCGCCAGGGTGAGGCTCTAGCGTTGCGCGGTCACAATCTCGATGGCGACACCATCGTCTTGCGCGGGTCAGCCACGAAGGTGGACCGGGGCACCAAGGCCCTGAACACTCGTCGCATCCCGCTCACCGACCGCGCCCTCAGCATTATCCTTCGCCGCATGGGCGACGAGCCACGGAGCCTGCTGTTCGCTGGCTTCGATAAGGACCGGCTGCGTCGAGCATGGGACGCGATGCGGGAAACTCTGGGCTTCACCGACGACGACGAGTACGTGCCTCATGCCATGCGCCACAGCTTCTGCTCGCGGCTTGTGAACGACCACAACGTCAACCTGCTGATCGTCAAGATGCTGGCCGGTCACCTCCGATTGGAGACCACCGAGAAGTACGTCCACCTGCAGGCAGACGCCCTAGGACTGGCCATTGCTGCCCTTGCACCGCGCCGGAATAGCATCTATACGCGAGCCACACCGGCCACCGGGTCTATGCCACATGACAATGTGTCGTGCCACGGCAATGGTGTGGTGGGAAGTATTGAGCCTCGGGAAGAGGGTAAGGTACTGGAATTGCAGAGAAAATCTGCCTAA
- a CDS encoding MarR family winged helix-turn-helix transcriptional regulator: MQQADILLSVAMRPGLTMADLTKMTGLSHASVSRNIAALSEYHRLGKPGLNLIEAVTDPRETRRRLIYLTTKGKELLTKMARQIEGTFSMGADIDARLDIERMHEEAMAAAPEGNTRGKINPKK; the protein is encoded by the coding sequence ATGCAGCAGGCCGACATCCTGCTCTCCGTGGCGATGCGCCCGGGCCTGACCATGGCCGACCTCACCAAAATGACCGGCCTGTCCCACGCCTCGGTCTCGCGCAACATCGCGGCGCTGTCCGAGTACCACCGTCTGGGTAAGCCCGGGCTCAACCTGATTGAGGCCGTCACTGACCCGCGTGAGACCCGCAGGCGGCTGATCTACCTGACCACTAAGGGCAAGGAACTGCTCACCAAGATGGCCCGTCAGATCGAGGGCACGTTCTCTATGGGGGCAGACATCGACGCCCGTCTGGATATCGAGCGCATGCACGAAGAGGCCATGGCTGCTGCCCCTGAGGGCAACACTCGCGGCAAGATCAATCCGAAGAAGTGA
- a CDS encoding P-II family nitrogen regulator — MKKIEAIVKPFKLDEVKEALQEVGLQGITVTEAKGFGRQKGHTELYRGAEYVVDFLPKVKVEVVCPDELAEKAIEAIRNAAQTGRIGDGKIFVYSIEQAIRIRTGEFGDDAL; from the coding sequence TTGAAAAAAATCGAGGCTATCGTAAAGCCGTTCAAGCTCGACGAAGTCAAAGAGGCGCTGCAGGAGGTTGGCCTGCAGGGCATCACCGTTACCGAGGCGAAAGGCTTCGGCCGGCAAAAGGGCCACACTGAACTTTATCGCGGCGCCGAATATGTCGTGGATTTCCTGCCCAAGGTGAAGGTCGAGGTCGTGTGCCCCGACGAGCTCGCCGAAAAAGCCATCGAAGCAATCCGCAACGCAGCACAAACTGGTCGCATTGGCGATGGCAAGATCTTCGTTTACTCGATCGAGCAGGCTATCCGAATCCGCACCGGCGAATTTGGCGACGACGCGCTCTAA
- the glnA gene encoding type I glutamate--ammonia ligase, which translates to MTTGSDLLQKIKDENIKYLDLRFTDPRGKLQHVTLDVSIVDEDLFEEGTMFDGSSIGGWKAINESDMVLMPDPNSHYMDPFFGASTLVVNCDILEPLTYQPYSRDPRTTAKKAEAFLKASGIGDTVVFGAEPEFFMFDDVKYSNTPFKVGFEVDHPELPSNNDTAYEAGNNGHHIGLKKGYFPVPPLDSAQDIRGEMLAAMADMGVVVEKHHHEVASAQHELGIKFAPMIKAADDVQIYKYVIHQVANAYGKTVTFMPKPIFGDNGSGMHCHQSIWKDGKPLFAGDQYAGLSMEALYYIGGIIKHAKAINAFTNPTTNSYKRLVPGFEAPVLLAYSARNRSASCRIPFGQSPKSKRIEIRFPDPLANPYLAFSAMLMAGLDGIKNKIHPGEPMDKDLYELPRQELMQIPHVCGSLREALTSLDADREFLLAGGVFDNDQIDSYIELKMTEVVKFEQTPHPVEYEMYYSA; encoded by the coding sequence ATGACCACCGGAAGCGACCTCCTTCAGAAGATCAAAGACGAGAACATCAAGTATCTCGACCTGCGCTTCACCGACCCACGCGGCAAGCTGCAGCACGTCACGCTCGACGTGTCGATCGTCGATGAGGACCTGTTCGAAGAAGGTACCATGTTCGACGGTTCCTCGATCGGTGGCTGGAAGGCCATCAACGAGTCCGACATGGTCCTGATGCCCGATCCCAATTCGCACTATATGGACCCCTTCTTCGGCGCGTCCACGCTGGTGGTGAACTGCGACATTCTCGAGCCCCTGACCTACCAGCCCTATAGCCGCGATCCGCGCACCACGGCCAAGAAGGCCGAAGCCTTCCTCAAGGCATCGGGCATTGGCGACACGGTCGTGTTCGGCGCCGAGCCGGAATTCTTCATGTTCGACGACGTGAAGTATTCCAATACCCCGTTTAAGGTGGGCTTCGAGGTCGATCACCCTGAGCTGCCGTCCAACAACGACACCGCCTATGAAGCCGGCAATAACGGCCACCATATCGGTCTGAAGAAGGGCTATTTCCCGGTTCCCCCGCTCGATAGCGCGCAGGATATCCGTGGCGAAATGCTGGCTGCCATGGCCGACATGGGCGTGGTCGTCGAAAAGCACCACCACGAAGTGGCTTCGGCCCAGCACGAACTCGGCATCAAGTTTGCGCCGATGATCAAGGCTGCCGATGACGTGCAGATCTACAAGTACGTGATCCACCAGGTTGCCAATGCCTATGGCAAGACCGTGACCTTCATGCCAAAGCCGATCTTCGGCGACAATGGCTCGGGCATGCACTGCCACCAGTCGATCTGGAAGGACGGCAAGCCGCTGTTCGCCGGCGACCAGTATGCTGGCCTGTCGATGGAAGCGCTGTATTATATCGGCGGTATCATCAAGCACGCCAAGGCGATCAACGCCTTCACCAACCCGACCACCAATAGCTACAAGCGCCTGGTGCCGGGCTTTGAAGCCCCCGTGCTGCTGGCCTATTCGGCCCGCAACCGCTCGGCGTCCTGCCGTATCCCCTTCGGCCAGTCGCCGAAGTCCAAGCGTATCGAAATCCGCTTCCCCGACCCGCTGGCCAACCCATACCTGGCCTTCTCGGCCATGCTCATGGCCGGCCTCGACGGCATCAAGAACAAGATCCACCCCGGCGAGCCGATGGACAAGGACCTGTACGAACTGCCGCGCCAGGAACTGATGCAGATCCCGCATGTCTGCGGTTCGCTGCGCGAAGCCCTGACGAGCCTGGATGCCGACCGCGAGTTCCTGCTCGCCGGTGGCGTGTTCGACAACGACCAGATCGACAGCTATATCGAGCTGAAGATGACCGAAGTCGTGAAGTTCGAGCAGACCCCGCATCCGGTCGAATACGAAATGTACTACTCGGCTTAA
- a CDS encoding GFA family protein → MNKGSCLCGAISFTVAGALPMGSACHCTKCRKHTGHYEAGVDVPRSAVAIEGGEHVTWYHSSEKVRRGFCAICGSSLFFDPVHRDWIGISLGAFDTPTHTKLAMHIFVADKGDYYEIADGVPQNLQ, encoded by the coding sequence ATGAACAAGGGCTCGTGCCTATGCGGCGCCATCAGCTTTACGGTCGCGGGCGCTTTGCCCATGGGCTCGGCCTGCCATTGCACCAAGTGCCGTAAGCATACCGGGCATTATGAAGCCGGCGTCGACGTGCCGCGCTCGGCGGTGGCGATCGAGGGCGGGGAGCATGTGACCTGGTATCATTCGTCGGAAAAGGTCCGGCGCGGCTTTTGCGCGATCTGCGGCTCGTCGCTGTTCTTCGATCCGGTGCATCGCGACTGGATCGGCATCTCCCTGGGCGCGTTCGACACGCCCACGCATACCAAGCTGGCCATGCATATCTTCGTGGCGGACAAGGGGGATTACTACGAGATCGCGGACGGGGTGCCGCAGAATTTGCAGTGA
- the gyrA gene encoding DNA gyrase subunit A, which translates to MTDTPDNGTGAPQPSDISLISITDEMRKSYLDYAMSVIVSRALPDVRDGLKPVHRRILFSMSENGYEYNKPYRKSARVVGDVIGKYHPHGDSAVYMALVRMAQDFSMGELLVEGQGNFGSVDGDMPAAMRYTEVRMQRITNALLDDLDKDTVDFRDNYDGSEHEPTVLPARFPNMLVNGGGGIAVGMATNIPTHNLGETIDAALLLLDNPLVTTEQILEVLPGPDFPTGGIILGRAGIRSAYETGRGSVLVRGRVSVEEVRKEREALIITELPYQVNKATLVEKIAELVRDKRIEGIADMRDESSREGMRVVVEIKRDALADVVLNQLYRFTQLQSSFGCNFVALNGGKPQLMNLKEILEAFIAFREEVVTRRARFLLNKARDRAHILVGLAVAVANIDEVIALIRTAPDPATAREQLMTRRWPAADVAPLIALIDDPRHRINDDDTFNLSEEQARAILELRLARLTALGRDEIGDELNGLGTEIEDYLDILRSRERVQTIIREELIAIRDQFATPRRTEISDVAGDFDDEDLIAREDMVVTVSHGGYIKRVPLSTYRAQNRGGKGRSGMATRDEDFVARLFVANTHTPVLFFTSRGIAYKLKVWRLPLAAANARGKALINILPLEQGERITSIMPLPEDEDSWANLDIMFATTRGTVRRNSLADFVEVRQNGKIAMKLDEGDQIVGVETATANHDVLLTTALGQAIRFQVDDVRVFKGRDSMGVRGIQLAKDDVVISMAVINHSDATAEERAAYLKMSRAVRGEGESEETGSADEGDVVAGELSQERYAQMSAIEQFILTISENGYGKRTSSHEYRITGRGGKGIVAMAVNKRNGNLVASFPVADDDQIMLISDGGQTIRLPVGGDKPIRIVSRGSQGVIVFDTAEDEKVVSVEHISEPEDDEETPDTPEAPEAPEAG; encoded by the coding sequence GTGACCGATACGCCTGACAACGGAACCGGTGCGCCGCAGCCGTCCGACATTTCCCTGATCTCGATCACCGACGAGATGCGCAAATCCTATCTCGATTACGCCATGAGCGTGATCGTGAGCCGGGCGCTGCCCGATGTGCGCGACGGGCTCAAGCCAGTGCATCGCCGCATCCTGTTTTCGATGAGCGAGAACGGCTACGAATATAACAAGCCCTATCGCAAATCGGCCCGTGTGGTCGGCGACGTTATCGGTAAATACCACCCGCACGGCGACAGCGCCGTCTATATGGCCTTGGTGCGCATGGCCCAGGATTTTTCCATGGGCGAATTGCTGGTGGAAGGGCAGGGCAATTTCGGCTCGGTCGATGGCGATATGCCCGCCGCCATGCGTTACACCGAAGTGCGCATGCAGCGCATCACCAATGCCTTGCTCGATGACCTCGACAAGGACACGGTCGATTTCCGCGACAATTATGACGGCTCCGAGCATGAGCCGACCGTGCTGCCGGCGCGGTTTCCCAATATGCTGGTCAATGGCGGCGGCGGCATCGCCGTGGGCATGGCCACCAATATCCCAACCCATAATCTGGGTGAGACGATCGACGCCGCGCTGTTGCTGCTCGACAATCCCCTGGTTACCACCGAGCAAATCCTTGAAGTGCTGCCCGGCCCCGACTTCCCGACGGGCGGCATCATTCTGGGCCGCGCCGGCATCCGCTCCGCCTATGAGACGGGCCGTGGCTCGGTGCTGGTGCGTGGGCGCGTGTCGGTCGAGGAAGTGCGCAAGGAGCGCGAGGCGCTCATCATCACCGAGCTGCCTTATCAGGTGAACAAGGCCACCCTGGTCGAAAAGATCGCCGAACTGGTGCGCGACAAGCGCATCGAGGGCATTGCCGACATGCGCGACGAATCCTCGCGCGAAGGCATGCGCGTGGTGGTCGAGATCAAGCGCGACGCACTGGCCGATGTGGTGCTGAACCAGCTCTACCGCTTCACGCAGCTGCAATCGTCCTTCGGCTGCAATTTCGTGGCGCTCAATGGCGGCAAGCCGCAATTGATGAACCTCAAGGAAATCCTCGAGGCCTTCATCGCCTTCCGCGAGGAAGTGGTGACCCGCCGCGCCCGGTTCCTGCTCAACAAGGCGCGCGACCGCGCTCATATCCTGGTCGGCCTGGCTGTTGCCGTTGCCAATATCGATGAGGTCATCGCGCTGATCCGCACCGCGCCCGATCCGGCGACGGCGCGCGAGCAATTGATGACCCGCCGCTGGCCGGCCGCCGATGTGGCGCCGTTGATTGCGCTGATCGATGATCCGCGCCACCGTATCAATGACGACGACACGTTCAATCTCTCCGAGGAACAGGCCCGCGCCATTCTCGAATTGCGCCTGGCCCGCCTGACGGCGCTGGGTCGCGACGAAATCGGCGACGAACTCAATGGCCTTGGCACCGAGATTGAGGACTATCTCGATATCCTGCGCAGCCGCGAACGCGTGCAGACCATTATCCGCGAAGAACTGATCGCCATCCGCGATCAATTCGCTACGCCCCGCCGCACCGAGATTTCCGACGTTGCCGGCGATTTCGACGACGAGGACCTGATCGCCCGCGAAGACATGGTCGTCACCGTCTCCCATGGCGGCTATATCAAGCGCGTGCCGCTCTCGACCTATCGGGCACAGAATCGTGGCGGCAAGGGCCGCTCGGGAATGGCGACCCGTGACGAGGATTTCGTCGCCCGCCTGTTCGTCGCCAATACCCATACGCCGGTGCTGTTCTTTACCAGCCGCGGCATTGCCTATAAGCTCAAGGTGTGGCGTCTGCCGCTGGCAGCCGCCAACGCGCGTGGCAAGGCCTTGATCAATATCCTGCCGCTCGAGCAGGGCGAGCGGATCACTTCGATCATGCCGCTGCCCGAGGATGAGGATAGCTGGGCAAACCTCGACATCATGTTCGCCACGACGCGCGGCACGGTACGCCGCAACTCGCTGGCCGACTTTGTCGAAGTGCGCCAGAACGGCAAGATCGCCATGAAGCTCGATGAAGGCGATCAGATCGTCGGCGTCGAAACGGCCACCGCCAATCATGACGTGTTGCTGACCACGGCTTTGGGCCAGGCCATCCGCTTCCAGGTGGACGATGTCCGCGTGTTCAAGGGCCGCGATTCCATGGGCGTGCGCGGCATTCAACTGGCCAAGGACGACGTGGTCATCTCCATGGCGGTCATCAACCACTCCGACGCCACGGCCGAAGAACGCGCCGCCTATCTCAAGATGAGCCGTGCGGTGCGTGGCGAAGGCGAGAGCGAGGAAACCGGTTCGGCGGACGAGGGCGATGTGGTTGCCGGCGAACTCAGCCAGGAACGTTACGCCCAGATGTCTGCCATCGAGCAGTTCATCCTGACCATCTCCGAAAACGGTTATGGCAAGCGCACCTCCAGCCACGAATACCGGATCACCGGGCGTGGCGGTAAGGGCATCGTCGCCATGGCGGTCAACAAGCGCAACGGCAATCTGGTCGCCAGCTTCCCCGTGGCCGACGACGACCAGATCATGCTGATCAGCGATGGCGGCCAGACCATCCGCCTGCCGGTCGGCGGCGACAAGCCGATCCGCATCGTCTCGCGCGGCAGCCAGGGCGTCATCGTCTTCGACACGGCGGAAGACGAAAAGGTGGTGTCGGTCGAGCATATCAGCGAGCCGGAGGACGACGAGGAAACTCCGGACACCCCGGAAGCTCCTGAGGCGCCCGAGGCCGGCTGA
- a CDS encoding winged helix-turn-helix transcriptional regulator, producing MLHEPGHQPAAAPAEPGMPPQDCPLDAAIVALAGKWKLSLLRTLFLAGPHRYNQLLKAVPGINPKELTRNLRELEYAGLVLRVSADASAAYSLTELGFTLRPAFQALGEFGSRYRQSRQPVAKAG from the coding sequence ATGTTGCATGAACCAGGCCATCAACCCGCCGCTGCACCCGCCGAGCCCGGCATGCCGCCGCAGGATTGCCCACTCGATGCCGCCATAGTGGCTCTGGCGGGCAAGTGGAAACTGAGCCTGCTGCGCACGCTGTTCCTGGCCGGGCCGCACCGCTACAACCAATTACTCAAGGCAGTTCCCGGCATCAATCCGAAGGAGTTGACGCGCAATCTGCGCGAGCTCGAATATGCCGGCCTCGTCCTGCGCGTGTCCGCCGACGCTTCTGCGGCCTATAGCCTGACCGAACTGGGCTTCACCCTGCGACCGGCCTTCCAGGCACTTGGGGAATTCGGTTCCCGCTACCGCCAGTCGCGGCAGCCGGTGGCCAAGGCCGGCTGA
- a CDS encoding NAD(P)H-binding protein has product MQQTALVLGSNGMIGRRLAPMLESRGVDVRSASRSATGASHFDWHDKATYRPALEGNRAVYLVIADPGAEPDATILPFLEEARLAGVGKIVAVSSFGVTFSGEPDTSPRRRLEQLIAQSGLDWTILRPGGFNQNFSESFLLPGIMQAGMVATATGSGPVAFVDAGDIAAVAAIALTESGHEGQHYSLTGPEALTFAQATAVIAEAAERPIAYQALSEAQFAGILAGAGIPPHAIAIMVRDQLAISRDEAAVVSATVPELTGRKARTFADFAKAAAAVWRA; this is encoded by the coding sequence ATGCAGCAAACGGCACTTGTTCTTGGCTCCAATGGCATGATCGGCAGGCGGCTGGCACCCATGCTGGAAAGCCGTGGCGTAGACGTCCGCAGCGCGAGCCGGAGCGCTACCGGCGCCAGCCATTTTGATTGGCACGACAAGGCCACCTATCGGCCGGCGCTCGAGGGCAATAGAGCGGTCTATCTGGTCATTGCCGATCCCGGCGCGGAGCCGGACGCGACAATCTTGCCGTTTCTCGAAGAGGCGCGTCTGGCGGGCGTGGGCAAGATCGTTGCGGTATCATCCTTTGGCGTTACCTTTTCGGGCGAGCCAGACACGTCCCCACGCCGCCGGCTCGAGCAGTTGATTGCCCAAAGCGGTCTGGATTGGACCATTCTGCGTCCAGGCGGGTTCAACCAGAACTTTTCCGAAAGCTTTCTGTTGCCGGGCATCATGCAGGCCGGCATGGTGGCTACCGCGACGGGCAGCGGGCCAGTGGCGTTTGTCGATGCCGGGGATATTGCCGCGGTGGCGGCGATAGCCCTGACCGAGAGCGGACACGAGGGCCAGCATTATAGCCTGACCGGGCCGGAAGCGCTGACCTTCGCGCAAGCGACGGCAGTGATCGCCGAAGCCGCGGAGCGGCCGATTGCCTATCAGGCGCTGTCCGAGGCGCAATTTGCCGGCATTCTGGCAGGCGCCGGCATACCACCACACGCCATCGCCATCATGGTGCGCGACCAACTCGCAATCAGCCGTGACGAAGCAGCTGTCGTCTCTGCCACCGTGCCGGAACTGACCGGGCGCAAAGCCCGGACCTTTGCAGACTTCGCCAAAGCGGCGGCGGCCGTCTGGCGGGCTTGA
- a CDS encoding ArsR/SmtB family transcription factor produces the protein MQDHLSITFAALADPTRRAILARLTEGPATVNELAEPFATTLPTVSRHLKVLEEAGLVVKERSAQYRPCRLDTAPLEAADQWIERYRAFFGERFDRLGAQLDAMVKAKGEQP, from the coding sequence ATGCAAGATCACCTCAGCATCACCTTTGCGGCCCTGGCCGACCCGACGCGGCGGGCCATTCTGGCCCGGCTGACCGAGGGGCCGGCCACGGTCAACGAACTGGCCGAGCCCTTCGCCACCACCCTGCCCACCGTCTCGCGGCATCTTAAGGTGCTTGAGGAAGCCGGGCTCGTGGTCAAGGAGCGCTCGGCGCAATACCGCCCCTGCCGGCTCGACACCGCGCCGCTGGAAGCAGCCGATCAGTGGATAGAGCGATACCGCGCCTTTTTCGGCGAACGGTTCGATCGGCTGGGTGCCCAACTCGACGCGATGGTCAAAGCCAAAGGAGAACAGCCATGA
- a CDS encoding SRPBCC family protein → MTAQKRGFTLTRIYPVPPQDVFAAWTEPDQLAWFFNPGMPVEQPPEVDLRVGGAWRQLMVEQPGKSYMTGGIYREIDPPRKLVFNFGAVGGWPDLAHGLDDALLVTLLFNPVPGGTEMVCRLEVPAHVSDDKAREWFALGIEAGWTQTVDRLVFSPVA, encoded by the coding sequence ATGACAGCGCAGAAACGCGGCTTCACCCTGACCCGGATCTATCCGGTGCCGCCCCAGGACGTCTTCGCGGCGTGGACCGAGCCCGATCAGCTTGCATGGTTCTTCAATCCCGGCATGCCGGTCGAGCAGCCGCCCGAGGTCGATCTGCGCGTTGGCGGCGCCTGGCGGCAGCTTATGGTCGAGCAACCCGGCAAGTCTTACATGACCGGCGGGATTTACCGCGAGATCGATCCGCCGCGAAAGCTGGTGTTCAATTTCGGCGCGGTCGGGGGATGGCCCGACCTGGCGCATGGCCTCGACGATGCGCTCCTCGTGACCTTGCTGTTCAACCCGGTGCCGGGCGGCACGGAAATGGTGTGCCGCCTGGAAGTGCCGGCCCATGTCAGCGATGACAAAGCCCGCGAATGGTTTGCACTGGGCATCGAAGCCGGCTGGACGCAGACCGTGGATCGCCTGGTTTTCAGCCCGGTTGCGTGA
- a CDS encoding MFS transporter: MTMPRSFVALSVATVLSTSGTRLSAIAIPWLVLTTTGSPVLTGLVGFAEMLPYVLAKALGGPLIDRLGARRVAVWCDCLSMFAVSLVPLFYWAGLLSIWVLLPLVALIGVLRAPSDASKMALVPAVAAMGQLPLERITGVVGASDRLAGTLGAAAAGVLIGLLGSGPALLVNALAFLLSALVLAAGLPARIAAAEPKPVIATSYGAELAGGWHVLRRDPVLLGLTIMIAFTNLFDQAYSIVLLPVWVRTAGLDVAWVGILLATFSGSAIVGAALAAIYGPRLPRLLLYTLGFFCAGPLAMGIYAVNLPLPAIVAVLLLGGLAAGFINPIISAILFERTPPAMVGRVVALAGALSWALIPFGGLYAGVLVDNWGIATALGVTALLYLVATSAPLAVPSFRQMGRRPVAVPDLTQPG, from the coding sequence GTGACCATGCCTCGCTCCTTTGTGGCGCTGTCCGTCGCCACCGTGCTGTCCACCTCCGGGACCCGCCTGTCGGCCATCGCCATTCCATGGCTGGTGCTGACCACCACCGGCAGCCCGGTGCTAACCGGGCTGGTCGGCTTTGCCGAAATGCTGCCCTATGTGCTGGCCAAGGCGCTGGGCGGCCCCCTGATCGACAGGCTTGGGGCCAGGCGAGTGGCGGTGTGGTGCGATTGCCTGTCGATGTTCGCCGTCTCGCTGGTGCCGCTCTTTTATTGGGCCGGGCTGCTGTCGATCTGGGTGCTGTTGCCGCTGGTGGCGCTGATCGGGGTGCTGCGGGCGCCATCGGATGCGTCCAAGATGGCATTGGTGCCCGCCGTGGCCGCCATGGGGCAATTGCCGCTGGAGCGGATCACCGGGGTAGTGGGGGCAAGCGATCGGCTGGCCGGCACTTTGGGCGCCGCCGCCGCGGGCGTGCTGATCGGCCTATTGGGATCGGGGCCCGCGCTGCTGGTCAATGCACTGGCTTTCTTGCTTTCGGCGCTGGTGCTGGCAGCGGGGCTGCCGGCTCGCATTGCGGCAGCCGAGCCCAAACCAGTCATTGCCACCAGTTACGGCGCCGAACTGGCCGGTGGCTGGCATGTGCTACGGCGGGACCCGGTGCTGCTCGGCCTGACGATCATGATCGCCTTTACCAACCTGTTCGACCAGGCTTATTCCATAGTGCTCCTGCCGGTCTGGGTGCGCACGGCAGGGCTGGATGTGGCCTGGGTGGGCATTCTGCTCGCGACTTTTTCGGGCTCTGCCATAGTGGGCGCGGCCCTGGCGGCAATCTACGGCCCGCGTCTGCCGCGCCTGCTGCTGTACACTTTAGGCTTCTTCTGCGCGGGTCCCTTGGCCATGGGCATCTATGCGGTCAACTTGCCGCTGCCGGCCATCGTGGCGGTCCTGCTGCTGGGGGGATTGGCCGCCGGCTTCATCAACCCGATCATTTCAGCCATCCTGTTCGAACGCACACCGCCCGCCATGGTGGGACGCGTGGTGGCGCTGGCGGGGGCCTTGAGCTGGGCGCTGATCCCGTTTGGCGGGCTCTATGCGGGCGTGCTGGTCGACAATTGGGGCATCGCCACCGCGCTGGGCGTTACCGCCTTGCTCTATCTGGTGGCCACATCGGCGCCCCTGGCCGTGCCCAGCTTTCGCCAGATGGGGCGCCGACCGGTTGCTGTCCCCGACCTCACGCAACCGGGCTGA
- a CDS encoding winged helix-turn-helix domain-containing protein, whose product MPERQVSQVSPDPTALKALAHPVRLRMLGLLRVDGPATASGLAARLGLNSGATSYHLRQLALHGFIEEAVGQGNRRDRWWRARHEVTSFLGEHVEGEALDAGLAFQQAALHWQMAQMQAAHDGYARLPTAWRKASSVSDYTIAMTPEAAAALIEQIQALMAQALASAPPLGTPLPPDHRPFSIILNAAPLATEQTEPDQP is encoded by the coding sequence ATGCCTGAACGTCAGGTTAGCCAGGTAAGTCCCGATCCCACCGCGCTCAAGGCGCTGGCGCATCCTGTGCGGTTGCGCATGTTGGGGCTGTTGCGGGTCGATGGGCCGGCGACGGCGTCAGGCCTGGCGGCGCGGCTGGGGCTGAATTCGGGCGCGACGAGTTATCATTTGCGGCAGCTGGCGCTGCACGGCTTCATCGAGGAGGCCGTAGGGCAGGGCAACCGGCGCGACCGCTGGTGGCGCGCCCGGCACGAGGTGACGTCCTTTCTGGGCGAGCATGTCGAGGGTGAAGCGCTCGATGCCGGCTTGGCCTTCCAGCAGGCCGCGTTGCATTGGCAAATGGCCCAGATGCAGGCGGCACACGATGGCTATGCCCGCCTGCCGACGGCATGGCGCAAGGCCTCGAGCGTCAGTGACTATACTATCGCCATGACGCCGGAGGCGGCGGCCGCGCTGATCGAGCAGATCCAGGCGCTGATGGCCCAGGCATTGGCGTCGGCGCCTCCACTGGGAACGCCTTTGCCGCCGGACCATCGACCGTTTTCGATTATTCTCAATGCCGCCCCGCTGGCGACAGAGCAAACGGAGCCAGATCAGCCGTGA